In the genome of Mycoplasmopsis pulmonis, one region contains:
- the nusA gene encoding transcription termination/antitermination protein NusA, which translates to MLENQSQNPELKISSKKARSLLKSNKTIDFFLSLENLSRDKKLKISTVKQIFQEAFFQVIKNDFDPDADLEIVYDDEKKEVTFYNNNAIVIEDALEEADDDYSAEEMLVSFVRLSDARKEKSDVQIGDIVKKQIKHDELKLNEVKKIFSIFQQNLAKEAKQSVLDFYSSKIGQKIQVKIEEFKNRGFFGSVVGDMETKVFLPNKEINKNSKIALGKKIDVYFIEFAKEFQNKSETLLIVSLNSPLEVINVLKETFEEIANGSIIIKKIARKAGIRTKIAVEKSHLASEGLNIIGTLIGQSGDRNKIISEKLNNEKIDFVIYKEDLQEFIVESLKPANVISIERVVPETHIPAFNVVVPNSQMSVAIGKAGMNTILSSELSQSRINIETLDKAKEKGWSILWNGNVKEHELEEIEKHSWQNKKVISQFSTRRSKARRQNDFSNYANDFGKGFNIDEFKKDFEDFEAYFEENNLVASDEMDTSLDMAINDFEAPKLEKTSQEQESESQESQEKAQSNNKQINRLKNYVINDKDFSDFALDGIDLDDFDDSEW; encoded by the coding sequence ATGTTAGAAAACCAAAGCCAAAATCCTGAGCTAAAAATCTCATCTAAAAAAGCAAGGTCACTTTTAAAGTCTAATAAAACTATTGACTTCTTTTTATCTCTTGAAAATTTGTCAAGAGATAAAAAGTTAAAAATATCAACAGTTAAACAAATTTTTCAAGAGGCCTTTTTCCAAGTTATTAAAAATGACTTTGATCCAGATGCTGATTTGGAAATTGTTTATGATGATGAAAAAAAAGAAGTAACTTTTTATAACAACAATGCCATAGTTATAGAAGATGCCCTTGAAGAGGCAGATGATGATTATTCAGCTGAAGAGATGCTAGTAAGCTTTGTTAGACTTAGTGATGCTAGAAAAGAAAAAAGTGATGTTCAAATAGGTGATATAGTTAAAAAACAAATTAAACATGATGAACTTAAGCTAAATGAAGTTAAAAAGATTTTTTCAATATTTCAACAAAACCTTGCAAAAGAGGCAAAGCAAAGTGTTCTAGATTTTTATAGCTCAAAAATTGGACAAAAAATCCAAGTTAAAATCGAAGAGTTTAAAAACAGAGGATTTTTTGGAAGCGTCGTTGGTGATATGGAAACTAAAGTTTTTTTACCAAATAAAGAAATTAACAAAAATTCTAAAATTGCTTTGGGTAAAAAAATTGATGTTTATTTTATTGAATTTGCCAAGGAATTTCAAAATAAATCAGAGACTCTTTTAATTGTTTCACTTAATAGCCCTCTTGAGGTTATCAATGTTTTAAAAGAGACTTTCGAAGAAATAGCCAATGGTTCAATTATTATTAAAAAAATTGCTAGAAAAGCTGGAATTAGAACCAAAATTGCAGTTGAAAAAAGCCATCTAGCCTCTGAAGGACTTAACATCATTGGAACACTTATTGGCCAAAGCGGAGATAGAAATAAAATAATAAGTGAAAAATTAAACAATGAAAAAATTGACTTTGTTATTTATAAAGAAGATCTTCAAGAATTTATTGTTGAATCTCTAAAACCAGCTAATGTCATTTCAATTGAAAGAGTTGTGCCAGAAACACATATTCCTGCTTTTAATGTAGTTGTTCCTAATTCTCAAATGTCAGTTGCCATCGGTAAGGCCGGAATGAACACCATTTTATCAAGTGAGCTAAGTCAATCTAGAATTAACATTGAAACTCTTGATAAAGCCAAAGAAAAAGGATGATCTATTCTTTGAAATGGAAATGTAAAAGAGCATGAATTAGAAGAAATTGAAAAACACTCATGACAAAACAAAAAAGTTATTAGTCAATTTAGCACTCGTCGCTCAAAAGCTAGAAGACAAAATGATTTTTCAAATTATGCAAACGATTTTGGAAAAGGCTTTAATATTGATGAATTTAAAAAAGACTTTGAAGACTTTGAAGCTTACTTTGAAGAAAACAACCTTGTAGCAAGTGATGAAATGGATACAAGCTTAGATATGGCAATAAATGACTTTGAAGCTCCTAAGCTTGAAAAAACTAGCCAAGAGCAAGAGTCAGAAAGTCAAGAAAGCCAAGAAAAAGCTCAAAGCAATAATAAGCAAATTAACAGACTAAAAAATTATGTAATTAATGACAAAGATTTTTCAGATTTTGCCCTTGATGGAATAGACTTAGATGACTTTGATGATTCAGAGTGATAA
- a CDS encoding YlxR family protein: MIQSDNSKTLTRKCIVTGKIYSVSQLLRFYKFNDKVELQLGSSNKKIGRGAYVLFEKEKIDYLFQKRLLNRSFKKNISNHEYDYLKEQVEAIWQKKEIKD; encoded by the coding sequence ATGATTCAGAGTGATAATTCCAAGACTTTAACTAGAAAATGCATTGTAACGGGTAAAATTTATTCAGTATCACAGCTGCTTCGCTTTTATAAATTCAATGACAAAGTAGAACTGCAGCTAGGCTCAAGTAATAAAAAAATTGGAAGAGGAGCATATGTACTTTTTGAAAAAGAAAAAATAGATTATCTTTTTCAAAAAAGATTATTAAATAGATCATTTAAAAAAAATATATCAAATCACGAGTATGATTATCTAAAAGAACAAGTAGAGGCAATATGGCAAAAAAAAGAGATAAAAGATTAA
- the infB gene encoding translation initiation factor IF-2, with amino-acid sequence MAKKRDKRLSNINEIKTQIINVKTELKNGVFIFSSPMTIGEFAQKINISGTEIVKEYFLKGKMYTLNHILSEEEIADLCFKHGYDFRVEKEINASNFLDNIEFEDKKEDLETRPPIITIMGHVDHGKTTLIDKIRKSNIVSTESSGITQHTGAYQIIYDNKKITFLDTPGHEAFSAMRARGSKVTDIVILVVAADDGVKPQTKEAIAHAQAANVPIIVFVNKMDKPSKDLNRLKNDLSVSGINLEEWGGDTPIVYGSALKGEGIEKLFENINLQAEILDLKFNPKRHPLGVVIESKMDKGVGSLTTVIVQNGTLHKGDFLVAGPRYGRVKAIYDTNKKPLKKVGAGTPVFVIGLNYAPSAGEKFVGINDEKYAKKLSQEREDSEKQEKFLQQTQTISIRRDNDKKIFNIIIKSDTQGTAEAIKDLILRIANDEIEVIVVSYGIGVINNSDLLLAQTSNSEIIGFNSKPNPNIKQQAEDLNIQVNSFDVVYKIVDYLNEKINKMVKPKFEKRTIGRAKILKVFFYSKVGNIAGCLMEEGHVKSDSFVKVYRKNKLIHDGRVETLRKGPDEVKKIEKGFEFGLRIKNFDDIKEDDQLEIIEEFRI; translated from the coding sequence ATGGCAAAAAAAAGAGATAAAAGATTAAGTAATATTAATGAAATTAAAACACAAATTATTAATGTTAAAACTGAGCTAAAAAATGGTGTATTTATTTTTAGCTCCCCAATGACAATTGGAGAGTTTGCTCAAAAAATTAACATTTCAGGAACTGAAATTGTTAAAGAATACTTTTTAAAAGGAAAAATGTATACCTTAAATCACATTTTAAGTGAAGAAGAAATTGCTGATTTGTGTTTTAAACATGGCTATGACTTTAGAGTCGAAAAAGAAATAAATGCATCTAATTTTTTAGATAACATTGAATTTGAAGATAAAAAAGAAGATCTTGAAACTCGTCCTCCTATTATTACTATAATGGGTCATGTTGACCATGGAAAAACTACTTTAATTGACAAAATTAGAAAATCAAATATTGTCTCAACAGAATCTTCAGGAATTACTCAACACACTGGAGCTTATCAAATTATCTATGACAACAAAAAAATAACTTTTTTAGACACTCCAGGTCATGAAGCCTTTAGTGCCATGAGAGCTAGAGGTTCAAAAGTTACTGACATTGTTATTTTAGTAGTAGCAGCCGATGATGGAGTTAAACCTCAAACTAAAGAAGCAATAGCTCATGCCCAAGCTGCCAACGTTCCTATTATTGTCTTTGTTAACAAAATGGATAAGCCTTCTAAAGATTTAAATCGTCTAAAAAATGATCTTTCAGTTTCGGGAATTAACCTTGAAGAATGAGGAGGAGACACACCCATTGTCTATGGATCTGCTCTAAAAGGTGAAGGAATTGAAAAGCTTTTTGAAAATATTAACTTACAAGCTGAAATTTTAGATTTAAAATTTAATCCAAAACGTCATCCTCTTGGAGTTGTTATTGAATCAAAAATGGACAAAGGAGTAGGTTCTCTTACAACTGTTATTGTTCAAAATGGAACTCTTCACAAAGGTGATTTTTTAGTAGCTGGTCCTCGTTATGGTAGGGTAAAGGCTATTTATGATACTAACAAAAAGCCTCTTAAAAAAGTAGGAGCTGGAACACCAGTTTTTGTAATCGGGCTAAACTATGCTCCTTCAGCTGGAGAAAAATTTGTTGGAATCAACGATGAAAAATATGCCAAAAAGCTTTCTCAAGAAAGAGAAGACTCAGAAAAACAAGAAAAATTCTTGCAACAAACTCAAACAATTAGTATCAGAAGAGACAATGACAAAAAAATCTTTAATATTATCATTAAATCAGATACCCAAGGAACAGCTGAGGCTATTAAAGATTTAATTCTTCGAATTGCCAATGATGAAATTGAAGTTATAGTAGTTTCTTATGGAATTGGAGTTATTAATAACTCAGATTTACTTTTGGCTCAAACTTCAAATTCAGAAATCATTGGTTTTAATTCAAAACCAAATCCAAATATTAAACAACAAGCTGAAGATTTAAACATTCAAGTTAACTCTTTTGATGTTGTTTATAAAATTGTTGATTATTTAAATGAAAAAATCAACAAAATGGTTAAGCCTAAATTTGAAAAAAGAACCATTGGTAGAGCCAAAATTCTAAAAGTTTTCTTCTACTCAAAAGTTGGAAACATAGCAGGGTGTTTAATGGAAGAGGGCCATGTTAAAAGCGACTCTTTTGTTAAGGTCTACCGAAAAAATAAGCTTATCCATGATGGAAGAGTTGAAACTCTGCGTAAAGGTCCAGATGAAGTTAAAAAAATTGAAAAAGGTTTTGAATTTGGACTACGTATTAAAAACTTCGATGATATTAAAGAAGATGACCAGCTTGAAATTATTGAAGAATTTAGAATATAA
- the tig gene encoding trigger factor — MSIKTYDKENSEIHVKTPVESTLWKQSQKKAFNKLKSKINIPGFRKNSSSPQFDKIARAKISKNDIWAKAIDETLNSTFEIARKELDKEDLERILGRANYRVSKITEDEAEIEFFWPVRPEIEDFKYKNLNVKFKEVKVTKKDIDQRIQSLMEMGAPIEESNEPAELENEMVFDFKGFIDGEEFEGGSAEEFKLKLGSKSFIPGFEDQLVGLKAGDEKEIKVTFPADYYVEEYAGKESVFKILVHKVFKPKAKEINDETIKELGFKGVSNLEQLKEYLRPSIEHKLLEDSLTEFKNEAFNKIKELNDIKIPRGLLLEEMTAINEKFNETLKAQGLKRREYLEMTKLSEEKVAEQVKKEAITKINEYLIFEQIKKAENVTISDDIIEDHYNIMAKNYNIEVDKIKEFIPVDKLKEDPNLLNEQVILKLLEVNDKSAFEKANALGKAKNPKSSKGKEKNNG, encoded by the coding sequence ATGTCAATAAAAACTTATGACAAGGAAAACAGTGAAATTCACGTTAAAACTCCAGTAGAGAGCACTCTTTGAAAGCAAAGTCAAAAAAAAGCTTTTAATAAACTAAAGAGCAAAATTAATATTCCTGGATTTAGAAAAAACTCTTCAAGCCCACAATTTGATAAAATTGCAAGAGCTAAAATATCAAAAAATGATATTTGAGCAAAAGCCATTGATGAGACTTTAAATAGCACTTTTGAAATAGCTCGTAAAGAACTAGACAAAGAAGATTTAGAAAGAATCCTAGGAAGAGCTAATTATAGAGTAAGTAAAATTACTGAAGATGAAGCTGAAATTGAATTTTTCTGACCAGTAAGACCTGAAATTGAAGATTTTAAATACAAAAACTTAAATGTTAAGTTTAAAGAAGTAAAGGTTACCAAAAAAGATATTGACCAAAGAATTCAATCTTTAATGGAAATGGGTGCACCTATTGAAGAGTCTAATGAGCCAGCAGAGTTAGAAAATGAAATGGTTTTTGACTTTAAAGGTTTTATTGACGGTGAAGAATTTGAAGGTGGCTCAGCTGAAGAATTTAAATTAAAACTTGGATCTAAATCATTTATTCCTGGCTTTGAAGATCAATTAGTTGGTTTAAAAGCAGGAGATGAAAAAGAAATTAAAGTTACTTTTCCAGCTGATTACTATGTTGAAGAATATGCAGGTAAAGAAAGTGTTTTTAAAATTCTAGTTCATAAAGTTTTTAAACCTAAAGCCAAAGAAATCAATGATGAAACAATTAAAGAATTAGGCTTTAAAGGAGTTTCTAACTTAGAGCAATTAAAAGAATATCTAAGACCTTCAATTGAACATAAATTACTTGAAGATTCATTAACTGAATTTAAAAATGAAGCTTTTAATAAAATTAAAGAGCTTAATGATATCAAAATTCCAAGAGGACTTCTTTTAGAAGAAATGACTGCAATTAATGAAAAATTCAATGAAACTCTAAAAGCTCAAGGTCTAAAAAGACGTGAATATTTAGAAATGACTAAGTTAAGTGAAGAAAAAGTAGCTGAACAAGTTAAAAAAGAAGCTATTACAAAAATTAATGAATATTTAATTTTTGAACAAATCAAAAAAGCAGAAAATGTAACTATTAGTGACGATATTATTGAAGATCATTATAATATAATGGCTAAAAATTACAATATTGAAGTTGACAAAATAAAAGAATTTATTCCAGTTGATAAATTAAAGGAAGATCCTAATTTATTAAATGAACAAGTTATTTTGAAACTTTTAGAAGTAAATGACAAAAGCGCTTTTGAAAAAGCCAATGCTTTAGGAAAAGCCAAAAATCCAAAAAGTTCAAAAGGAAAGGAAAAAAATAATGGATAA
- a CDS encoding lipoprotein 17-related variable surface protein has translation MQKKTKAIIGITTGVVAVGATAGGLGAYIGTSKNIASDSDLYLVNTAPELVPVVSEKFLQSITARDLTLSDLQGKILDQENISFETRDLSVKYQIISFEQIANTNGQRISVTIRVSKGNQSKTYTKEINGFLTLVQGTEKFLNSINEDNIKDHIKLSLQEAAKDKNASQILATDIVVASDLVLRDYEIKVSSVNVASLTSVNVNLLISRNGIQKEVKQTIIGIIPAYQSKVDQANDVRPLIKDNLVISYNNGIDSPRDLINKVASQISLNDFHPIVPSDNDVDYKVVSIKASEQNAQSVILTIRKTSKTHGNNAPYSKDYTVEYDNLLSSDMFELYNNRVEANFSVNFQTQAKRSAYEYTISDLKTIGRFSIDDLQDPSKTISSLQQRGFKYDLVDWAGTDFSTGLATIEISYGQEKWRYSKSVSGFLSQNELQKRIFDELVSKFSANEITASRISSNNGRLVTQFVTSDFKIDTPEGDIYKRAGVNSQILSITNADDEKGSLTLKVRLIVGSNQKEFDINVTNLPTREVVHRFLIDNLVNELKNNEQRPSLVNRETLDSKKASEV, from the coding sequence ATGCAAAAGAAAACAAAAGCAATTATTGGTATTACTACAGGAGTTGTTGCAGTAGGTGCAACAGCTGGTGGACTTGGGGCTTACATTGGAACTTCCAAAAATATTGCCTCAGATAGTGATCTATATTTAGTAAACACTGCCCCTGAGTTAGTTCCTGTTGTATCGGAGAAATTTTTACAATCAATTACAGCTCGAGATCTTACATTAAGTGATCTTCAAGGTAAAATCTTAGACCAAGAAAACATAAGTTTTGAAACTAGAGATTTATCTGTAAAGTATCAAATTATTAGCTTTGAACAAATTGCAAACACCAATGGACAAAGAATTAGTGTTACTATTCGTGTTTCTAAAGGAAACCAAAGTAAAACTTATACTAAAGAAATTAATGGATTTTTAACATTAGTTCAAGGAACAGAGAAATTTTTAAATTCAATTAATGAAGATAATATCAAAGATCATATTAAACTTTCACTTCAAGAAGCGGCCAAAGATAAAAACGCTTCTCAGATTCTAGCAACTGACATAGTAGTTGCTTCTGATTTAGTTCTTAGAGACTATGAAATTAAAGTCTCTAGTGTAAATGTTGCTTCTTTGACTTCAGTTAATGTTAATTTACTAATTTCAAGAAATGGAATTCAAAAAGAAGTAAAACAAACAATTATTGGAATTATTCCAGCATATCAATCAAAAGTAGATCAAGCCAATGATGTTAGACCACTTATTAAAGATAATTTAGTAATTTCATATAATAATGGAATCGACTCTCCAAGAGATCTTATTAATAAAGTTGCCTCTCAAATAAGCTTAAACGATTTTCATCCTATTGTTCCTTCAGATAATGACGTTGATTATAAAGTTGTTTCAATTAAAGCCTCAGAGCAAAATGCTCAAAGTGTTATTTTAACAATTAGAAAAACTTCAAAAACTCATGGAAACAATGCTCCATATTCAAAAGACTACACTGTTGAATATGATAATTTACTTTCAAGTGATATGTTTGAGTTATATAACAATAGAGTTGAGGCAAACTTTAGTGTTAATTTTCAAACTCAAGCAAAAAGAAGTGCTTATGAATATACAATTAGCGATTTAAAAACTATTGGTCGTTTTTCAATAGATGATCTTCAAGATCCAAGTAAAACTATTTCTTCTCTTCAACAAAGAGGTTTTAAATATGATCTAGTTGATTGGGCAGGAACTGACTTTAGTACTGGACTTGCAACTATTGAAATTTCTTATGGCCAAGAAAAATGAAGATATTCTAAGAGTGTTTCTGGATTTTTAAGTCAAAATGAACTACAAAAAAGAATTTTTGATGAACTTGTAAGTAAATTTAGTGCTAATGAAATAACAGCTTCAAGAATTAGCTCAAATAACGGAAGACTTGTTACACAATTTGTTACAAGTGATTTTAAAATTGACACTCCCGAAGGAGATATTTACAAAAGAGCAGGAGTTAATAGTCAAATCTTAAGTATTACTAACGCTGACGATGAAAAAGGAAGTTTAACTTTAAAAGTTAGACTAATAGTTGGTTCAAATCAAAAAGAATTTGATATAAATGTAACTAATCTTCCTACTAGAGAAGTTGTTCATAGATTTTTAATTGACAATCTTGTAAATGAATTAAAAAATAATGAACAAAGACCTTCACTTGTTAATCGTGAAACTTTAGATTCAAAAAAAGCCTCAGAAGTTTAA